The nucleotide sequence CAATCACAAGAACAATTACTCGATTTTTTTAATGAAACCAGAGCGCATTCTGAACTTATTTGTTCCTTTCTGGAAACTGAAGATTATGTGGTTCAGCCAATAGAAGATGTTTCACCCCCAAAATGGCATCTTGGCCACACCACCTGGTTCTTTGAAGAATTCGTACTAAAACCTAACGTAAATAACTATCAACTTTTTGATGAAAACTCGGCTTACGTTTTCAACAGTTATTATGAAAGTGTAGGCGATAAAGTGATTAGAACCAATCGCGGTAATTTATCGCGCCCAACGGTTGCCTGGGTTTACGAATACCGTAATTATGTTTCTAAAGCGATGCATGAATTTCTAAAAAATGAAAAGATTTCAGATGACTTATGCGGCGTTGTAGAAATTGGTTGCCACCACGAAAAACAACACCAGGAACTTCTTTTAACCGATATTAAATATATCCTCGGGAATAATCCTTTATTTCCTGAATATAATGATCAATTTAGAGAAAACCCTATCCAGGATTTTAAACAGGAATGGATTTCTATTTCTGAAGGCGTTTACGAAGTAGGCCATAAATTTGATGACTTTTGTTATGATAATGAGCAGGGCGTCCACAAGGTTTACCTAAATGATTATAAAATTTCGAATAAACTGGTTACCAATGCCGAGTTTATAGAATTTATTGAAGCTGGAGCTTACAAAGATGTATTGCTATGGCATGCTGAAGGCTGGGATTGGGTAAACTCTAATAACATAGAAGCACCATTTTATTGGCATAAAGTTGATGGAGAATGGCATCAATACACACTAAACGGACTTAAAAAACTAATCCCTGAAGCCCCGCTAAGTCACATTTCTTATTATGAAGCTTTTGCCTTTGCACAATGGAAAGGTTTAAGATTACCTACAGAATTTGAATGGGAAGCAGCACAGCAATATTTTAAATGGGGAGACCGCTGGGAATGGACAGAAAGTGCATATTCCCCCTACCCTAATTACACAAAGCCCGAAGGTGCACTTGGCGAATACAACGGCAAATTTATGGTAAACCAAAAGGTGCTAAGGGGAGCTTCAGTAGCAACTTCTAAAAACCATACCCGCCCAACCTATCGCAATTTTTTTCATCCGCATTTACGCTGGCAATTCACAGGACTAAGACTGGCCAAATAATCAATATACTTAAATGAAAACCACACCAACTACGTTTCAAACGGCTTTTGAGGAAGACGTTTATAAAGGCCTAACCAGCTTTCCTAAATATCTGCTTTCCAAATATATTTATGATCAAAAAGGCGATAAGCTTTTTCAGCAAATAATGGCCATGCCGGAGTATTACCTCACCAATTGTGAGCTAAATATCCTAAAACATCATAAAGCAGCAATTGCCGATATTATTAACAAAGAAGGCGGCTTTGATCTTATTGAACTTGGTGCCGGGGATGGTAAAAAGACGAAGGTCCTTCTCCAACATCTGGTAGATAAACAATACGATTTTAATTATTTACCTATTGATATTAGTCAGAATGTTTTGGAAGAGCTGGAAAGCTCTTTAAAGAATGAGATACCCGAAGTGAATGTAAAAATTCAACAGGGAACTTATTTTAAAACCCTGGAAAACCTAGCCGATTACAGCAATCGCAGAAAAGTGATCTTAGTACTGGGTTCTAACATTGGTAATCTTTTACACGAAAATGCCATTGAATTTCTTAAGAATATTCAGGAAGCAATGACTGTTGAAGACAAGCTTTTCATGGGCTTTGACCAGAAAAAAGATCCACAAAAGATTCTGGACGCTTATAATGATGAAACAGGTATTACCGAAGCTTTTAATAAGAATTTACTGGCTAGAATAAATAAAGAACTAGATGCCGATTTTAATTTAGAAAATTTCAAACACTGGGAAGTTTACGATCCCGAAAGTGGAACTGCCAAAAGCTACCTGGTAAGCAAGGTTCAGCAAAAAGTAGCGATCAATAAGTTAGAGCTGGAAGTGCATTTTGATGCCTGGGAAAGCATACATACCGAAATTTCACAGAAATACGATGATGCCGTGGTAGAATGGCTGGCCGAAGAGGCAGGACTAGAAATTCAAACCAGTTTTCAGGATAATGAGAACTGCTATAAAAATTATATTTTCAGGAAGAAAAATTAAACACCGAATTTCTTTAATTCCTTTATCAGAAAATCCAGTTCCTTTTCAGTATTAAAATAGTGAAAACTAACACGTATGCCCTCTCCTCGCTGGGATATAATAATGTTTTTACTCTTTAAATATTGGAATAACTTTTCTCCTCCTTTGATGTTAAAGATAGAAGAATGTGTTTTTCGTTTTATCACGCTTTCTTCTAATAAATTCATTTTTTTGAATTCACTTTTCGCCGTGACACTTAAAGATTCAATTGTTGAGGAAATCTCACCTATCCCAATTTTTTTCATCAATTTTAAAGCTTCGGCTAAGCTTCCGTAGTTTAAAGTGTCCTGGTGCCCGGGTTCAAATTTTTCGATAAAATTACCTTGATGAGCCTTATATTTCCCCTGTAACGAACCAAATCCGAGCGCTTTTGGCGCTATTTTGCCTTCCACTTCCTTTTTAAACAGCATAAAGGCATTCCCATACCCGGCGTTCAACCACTTATAAGTACTGCAAATAAGCACATCAAGTCCGCTTTCTTCAAAATTAAATTCTTCGGTGCCGCAAAACTGGGTTCCGTCAGCGAAAAATAAAGTTTCGGGATATTTTTGCTTTAGCTTTTTTATAAAATCAAGGTCTATTTTTATACCGTTGATATACTGCACAATGCTAAAAGCAAAAAAATCGGGTTGTTGATTTTCGAAAGCTTCAGCTATATTTTTTTCCAGATTTTGGTCAATTTCAGCATAAGAAATTTCAAAATTTCTGGATTCCATGGCCCAGTTTAGCGAGGGATAATCATTTTTTAGCAATAGTGCTTTTTGAGGTTTATCAAGTCCTTCTAATAAGGTATTAAATCCGTAGGAAAAATTGGGTACCAAAGCCACCTGAGACGGTACACAGTTAAAAAATTCTCCAACCAATTCACGTGTTTCGGTTAAAATATCTGCTTGTTTCTCTTTAAATACACTTCCGCCAAGTAGAAAATCAAGGTCATGATTTTGTCTGAACTCCCAAACCGATTCTGGCAGTAAACCCGAAGCAGCCGTATTTAAGTAAGTATACTGCTCTAAAACGGGAAAGCCTTTTCTTAAATTCTCCATAATCCTGTGCAAATTGTTAACGAAAACTGTAAATTTGGAATAGACACTAAAGTACTTCTAATTATGTTTTCTAAAAAGAAAAACACTTCCAAACTCGATGCAGAACAGCGCGAACTCTATGAAAATGCTCGTAAACGTACCCTCCAAAAAAAGAGGTTGTTCCAGCATTTTATTATTTTTCTTATTGGCGCCGTATTCTTCATTGTTTTGAACGTAGTGATTGGTTACCAGGAAAATTTTATGCCTCTGGGCTATAATTGGTTTGTCTGGGCAGTCTTAATCTGGGCCTTTATACTGCTGGCCCACGTTTTTAATGTTTTTGTTACCAATAAATTTTTAGGAAAAGAATGGAAAGACAGGCAAATGGCTAAACTGGTGCAGAAGCAAAAGGAAAAAATCGCTGAAATGCAAAAGCAGGTAGAGAAAGATTTTCCTGCAAATACACCTCAGAAAAAAACTACGTCGGAACCGGCAAATAATCCTGAATTAAAATCAGGAAACGAGCGATTTAAACCTAAAACCAACGATCCAGACAAACCGAATCAACCTTACAATACTTAGATATATGATTACAATGATTGCCGCTGCAGCGGAAAATAATGCCCTTGGAAAAGACCAGGATCTGGTTTGGCACTTACCGGACGATTTTAAACGTTTTAAAAAACTTACTACGGGGCATCATATAATAATGGGTAGGAAAACCTTTGAAACTTTCCCAAAACCACTTCCAAACCGCACACATATTATAATTACAAGAAAAGATAATTACCTAAAAAAGGACGCTACGGTTGTTTCTTCGTTAGAAAAAGCACTGGAATTTGCTAAAAATGATGAGCAGCCTTTTATTATTGGTGGTGGAGAAATTTATAAATTAGGAATGGAAGTAGCTGATAAAATTGAACTTACCAGGGTTCACGGGACTTTTGATGCCGATACTTTTTTTCCTGAAATAGATGAGGAAAAATGGAAATTAGTAGCTGAAGAATTTCACCCGAAAGACGAAAAACACGATTACGCCTTTACTTACCTTACCTATGTTAGAAAATAACATTCTCAATAAAATAGCTGAAGAAAATAACCTAAACAACACAAAATTTAGCCGACTAACCGGTGGGGATATCAATGATGTTTTCCTAATTACCTCGGAAGAGAAAAAGCAGGTAGTAAAAATAAATAATGCTGAAAAGTTCCCTGGAATGTTTGAAGCAGAAAAAGCCGGTCTGGAAGCTCTTCAAAAATCAAAAGTAATTGATGTTCCTAATGTTTTGGGAATGGGTGAAATTGAAAATACTTCATATTTACTTTTGGAATATAAAGAGAGCGCCGTCAAATCCTCTACTTTCTGGACAGATTTTGGTAAGCAAATGGCTAATTTGCATAAAACCACTTCAGAAGAATTCGGATTTCATCAGGATAATTACATTGGTAGCCTTCCACAACAAAATAATGCTTCGGCCTCAGCAGCCGACTTTTATATTTCTGAACGTTTGGATCCACAGTTAAAAATGGCAAAAGATAAAGGCTATGATCTTGGTGTCACTAGATCTTTTTTCAGCAATATTTCAGCAATAATTCCAGATGAAAAACCCGCGCTAATTCACGGTGATCTTTGGGGCGGTAATTATTTAGTTAATGGAAATGGCGATCCCTGCCTAATAGATCCTGCTACAGCTTTTGCTCCGCGTGAAATGGACCTTTCAATGATGCAACTTTTTGGCGGATTTGATAAGGAATTATTTAATAGCTACAAAAAGGAATTTCCTTTAGAATCGGGTTTTGAAGAACGAATTCCGCTTTGGCAGCTTTACTATTTATTGGTTCATCTTAATCTTTTTGGTGCCGGATATAAAGCGCAGGTGACCAGTATTATTAAGCAATTCAGTTAATTTCACAATTCTTAACAGGACACTTTATTCTTTTAGGAGTTTATTAGCGCAGATAGGCGTGGATACTCATTAAATTCAAACTTCCAACTTAAACTAAAAACAATGAGTACTGAAAATTTGAATAAAGACGAAGCTTTAGATAAAATGAAGTCAATGGTAAAAGACATACAAACCTGTATGTTCGTTACAGATTTTGGCAACAAACCCTTAAGTGCCGTACCAATGACTACTAAAGAGGTAGATAAAGAAGGAAATATCTGGTTCTTTAGCAGGCTGGATAGCGACCATAATGGAGATATCGCCAAAGATAATGATGTTCAACTTCTATATAGTGATACTTCAGATATGGAATTTATAAGTATCTATGGTAAAGCGAGCATTGAAACCAATGAAGGGGTATTAAAAGAATTTTACCATAAAATGGATGATGCCTGGTTTGATGGCGTAGATGACCCTAATTTAACCGCTATAAAAGTAGTTCCTAAAGAAGCTTATTTTTGGGATAATAAGCAGAACAAATTTGTGACTTTCCTAAAAATAGGAGCCTCAGCAGTAACTGGAGATAAAAAAGATATTGGAGAAAAAGGTAAACTAAATCTTTAAAATCCTGTATTTGTTAATGAAAAGACCTCGTAACAATGCATTTGTTATGAGGTCTTTTTTATTATTTCTATTTTAGCCGAATCTAAATTGAAAAAATTATGAAAGCATATATTTTCCCAGGTCAGGGAGCGCAGTTTTCAGGGATGGGGTTAGACCTTTTCGAAAATTCTGCTGAAGCACAGGAACTTTTCAAGAAAGCCAATGCAATTTTAGGCTTTTCAATTACCGATATAATGTTTGAAGGCTCTGCAGAAGACCTAAAACAAACCAAAGTTACTCAACCGGCGGTTTTTCTTCATTCGGTTATTTTGAGTAAAGTTATGGGCGAAGATTTTAAACCTGATATGGTAGCGGGTCACTCGCTAGGTGAATTCTCAGCACTTGTAGCAAACAATACGCTTTCTTTTGAAGATGGTTTGAAATTAGTTTATAAACGTGCTATGGCTATGCAGCAGGCTTGCGAATTAGAACCTTCTACAATGGCCGCCGTTCTTGGTCTTGAAGATGAAGTTGTAGAAGCCGTTTGTGCTGAAACAGAAGGAACCGTAGTGGCTGCAAATTATAACTGCCCCGGGCAATTAGTAATTTCGGGTGACGTAAAATCTGTGGAAGCGGCCTGCGAAACCTTGAAAGAACGCGGAGCAAAACGAGCTATGATCCTGCCGGTTGGAGGTGCTTTTCATTCCCCTTTAATGGAACCTGCCAGAAAAGAATTAGCTGCAGCTATAGAGAACACTACCTTCCATACACCTACCTGCCCTATTTACCAAAACGTAAGTACGTTTGCGGTAACCGATCCAGAGGAAATAAAGAAAAACCTTGTTTTTCAATTAACAGCACCGGTAAAATGGACACAAAGTGTTCAAAATATGATAATAGATGGCGCTACCATTTTTACTGAAGTAGGCCCCGGAAAGGTTTTACAAGGTCTTGTAAAGAAAATAGACCGAAAGATGGAGACTGCTTCAGCTTCTATATAGGACTGAGAAAAACCAGAATTATAGGAGATTTTTTGAATAACCAGCTTTCGTCAAGCTGAACTAGTTTGAGCTTCTAATACGTTAGATCCTGAAATAAATTCAGGATGACGGTCAAAAAATAGATTTCAAGAAACCAAAGAAATCCCTAAAAATAAAAAATCCTGAAGCTATAAACTTCAGGATTTTTATTTTTATGTGATTACAGATAACACTTCTCGATTCCGCTCGAAGTGACAAAGACAAAGAGGTTTACTTTTTATAGATCTTTCCTTCTTTCATCACGAATTTTACATCTTTTAAAGTTTCTATATTTTCGGTTGGATCTTCATCTACTGCAATGATATCGGCATAAAAACCTTCAGCGATCTGGCCGATCTCATTTTCTTTCTTTAAAATTTTAGCAGCGGTAATTGTAGCACTTTGGATGGCTTCCATAGCTGGCATTCCGGCTTCCGTCATATAAACGAATTCCCGGGCATTTTCTCCGTGTTTAAACACTCCGGCATCGGTACCAAACGCGATTCCCACACCTCTTTTATAAGCGCGCTCAAACATACCCTGAATTTGCGGCCCAATCTCCCTGGCTTTCGGTACAACGAGTGCCGGATAATAGTTTTCAATTTCAGCATTTTGCGTCACTTCTTTCCCCGCTGTAATAGTAGGCACCAAATAAGCATCATATTCTTTCATCAAATCCATTGTTTCTTCGCTCATTTTCGTACCATGCTCAATAGTTTTCACGCCGGCTCTAATAGCACGTTGCATTCCCTCATCGCCGTGAGCGTGGGCAGCAACGTGAAAATCATAATCATTAGCTGTCTTTACGATAGCTCTTATTTCTTCTTCGGTAAACTGTGGATTAGAACTGCTTTTCGCAACACTCAAAACTCCGCCCGTAGCTGTAATCTTTATTAAATCGGCTCCATTTTTATAACGCTGGCGTACCGCCTTAGCCGCATCTTCCGGCCCGTTCACCACCCCTTCTTTTGGCCCTGGATTTCCGGTTAGTTCACTATTCATCCCGTTTGTAGGATCGGCGTGACCTCCGGTTGTAGCCAGGGATTTTCCCGCAGTAATGATTCTAGGCCCGGGAATTTTTCCCTGATCAATTGCATCGCGAAGCGCAATATTTACGCCACTACCTCCTAATTCTCTCACTGTGGTAAAACCAGCCATTAAGGTTGTTTTAGCAAAGCCTACCGAGTTAAAGGCGGCATCTACCGGATCATTTATAAACCGCTCCATATATTTTTGAGGATTGGTTTCACTTTCCAGGTGAACGTGCATATCTGTTAATCCCGGTAGCACTGTTTTATCACGAAGATCGATTACAGAGTCTTTTTCGCTTTTCGGATTCACAAATCCATTCTCCACACTTTTAATCCTTTCTTCAGAAACGATAATAGTTTTTTCCGTTAAGACTTTCCCAGATTTGGTGTCTACCAACTTCCCGGTCTGTATATATAAATCCTGAGCCTGAAGCCCGGCAGATAATAATATTCCGAAGCAAAAGATTAAAAGTTTTTTCATTTTTAAAATTTAAGAGTTTAAAAATTCTTTGATTGTTCCCGTAATATAATCAATTTGTTCATTATCCAGTTCGGTATGCATAGGAAGGGAAAGCACTTCCTGAACCAGTTGATTAGTTACCGGGAAATCGGCCTCATTATACCTGGAATCTACATAAGCCTTCTGCTGGTGTAATGGGATTGGATAGTATATTCCGAAAGGGATGCCTTTCTCTTGCAGGTGCTTTGCCAAAGCATCACGCTTTCCATTTTTAATCTTTAAAGTATATTGATGATAAACGTGTGTATCACAATCTCCTATTCTGTATGGAGTTTCTATATGAGCTTCATCTTTGAAGGCATCATTATAAAGATTAGCCGCTTTTTTACGGGCCTCGTTGTATAAGTCTAGTTTTGGAAGTTTTGCTCGTAAAACAGCTGCCTGTAAACTATCTAATCGAGAATTTACTCCTACTACATCGTGATGATAACGCTCGTACATTCCGTGATTTACAATACCTCGAATAGTATGCGCCAGTTTATCATCGTTTGTAAAAATCGCACCGCCATCACCGTAACAACCTAAATTTTTAGACGGAAAAAATGAAGTGGCACCAATATGGCCAATAGCTCCCGTTTTATAAGTTTTTCCGCTTTTAGCGTGATAATTTCCACCAATGGCTTGTGCATTATCCTCTATTACATATAAGTTATGTTCTTCGGCAATCTCCATGATTGCATCCATATTAGCAACCTGGCCAAAAAGATGAACAGGAACGATTGCTTTGGTTTTAGGAGTAATTGCTTTTTTAATCGCTTCCGGATCTATGTTGAAGGTATCTGGTTCCACATCTACCAAAACCGGTGTTAGTTGAAGAAGCGCTATCACCTCAACGGTTGCCGCAAAAGTAAAATCGGCGGTTATAACTTCGTCTCCCGGTTTTAAACCAAGACCCATCATTGCTATTTGCAGGGCATCGGTACCATTTGCACAGGGAATAACATTTTTAACCTGTAGATAATCTTCTAAATCTTTCTGAAATTGCTGAACTTCAGGACCATTAATAAATGCTGCATTCTCTATAACTTCCTGAAAAGAAGTATTCACCTGATCTTTTATGCCCTCATATTGACCCTTAAGGTCAACCATTTGTATCTTTTTCATCTGTTTTTTTTGAGTAGCACGAAAATACGAAATAAGCTTCCTATTGCCAATCAATTTTAATTAAAGGCCTATTTTCGCATTAGAAATCACTTAGTTTGAAACCACTTTACAACATAGCGACGAAAATTGCCGAAAAAGCCCTCCCTTTGGCCGGCAGATTTAATGAAAAGCTCAAATTATTTACCGAAGGCCGTAAATCGGTTTTTAGTGAACTGGAAGAGAAAATCAATCCTAACAAAGAATATCTTTGGTTTCATGCTGCATCGTTGGGAGAGTTTGAACAGGCTTTGCCTATTATTGAAGAGATAAAAAAAGAATTCCCAAAATGTAAAATCCTGGTGACTTTTTTTTCTCCTTCGGGCTATGAAAACAAGAAGAACCATCCGCTGGCAGATGTCATCACCTATCTCCCGCTGGATACCAGGAAGAATGCAAAACGATTTCTGGAGCTTGTAAAACCAAAAATTGCATTTTTTATTAAATATGAAATCTGGCCAAATTTTATGGCCGAGATAAAAAAGCAAAACATTAAAAGCTTATTGATCTCTGGAGCTTTTAGAGAAAACCAGATCTATTTTAAGCCTTATGGCGGTTTTATGCGAAAAGCCCTCCAAACTTTTGATCATATTTTTGTACAAAATGAAGCATCAATCGCGCTTCTTAAAAATATTGGCTTCAACAATACTACACTAAGTGGTGATACGCGGTTTGATCGGGTTTCGAGACAAATTCAGTATGACAATAAACTGGAATTTGCTGAAAATTTTATTGATAAAAAAACCTGCTTAGTAGCCGGAAGTACCTGGCCGGAAGATGAAGAAATTATAGTTCCTTTTATTAATCAAACTTCAGAAAAATTAAAAGTTATCATCGCTCCACACGAAATAAAAGAAGAAAAGATAAATGCGCTGGAGCAAAAAATTAAAAAGAAAGCTATTCGCTATTCTCAAAGAGAAAGTCGAGACCTGGAAAGTTATGATGTATTAATATTAGATACTATTGGGCTGCTGGGGAAAATATACAGTTATGCGAATATTGCATATGTAGGCGGTGCCGCCGGTACTACCGGGCTTCATAATATCCTGGAACCTGCTACTTTTGGAATTCCGGTGATAATAGGAGAAAATTATAAAAAATTCCCTGAAGCTGCCAGGCTCCGGCAACTAGCCGGCTTATATTCGGTAGCTAATGCTGAAGAATTTTCTAGCATCACTAATAAACTCATTACCGATAAACATTTTAGAGATAAAACAGGAATGATCGCCGGGCATTTTATTAATAGTAATACCGGAGCTACCCGCAGCGTAATGAATTACTTAAAGACTTTACCTGACTTTATCTGATTTTGCTAAAGTTTCTTAAAAAAGAAAAATCGCCAGACTTTATATTGTAATTTCGATCTTTTAATCAATAATTATAAAGATATGAAACGAGTATTTATTACAGGAGTATTGTTGTTGAGCATTATAAGCTTAACCTCCTGCCGGGAAACCGCAGAAGAAAAAACCGTGGTAAAGGAAGTTGAAGTAGAAAAAGAAGAACCGGAAGTTGAAAAGGAAGAACAAAAGGGAATCTTAGAACGCGCCGGGGAAAAAGTAGATAATAAAGTAAATAAAGAGATTGACGAAGAGATAGATAAAATTGACGATAATTAAATTTCGCTCAGTCAATTAGCGTTTACCACAATCGAATTATTTGTTTTTTAAGAAAATTTTAATGCTATTTGTGTTAAAATACACATTTACATCTGTAATTTTGTTTTAGCAAACTAGAAACAACCAAATTATGAAAAGATCAATTTTAATGCTCGCTATGTTTTTTACCCTTAGTACAGCTTTTACTTCTTGCCGTGAGGTAAACGAAGAAGAAGACGAAATGGAAATGGAGGGCGAAGAAATGGAACGTGAGATGGAAGGCGAAATGCAGGAAATGGATGATGATATGGACAATGTTGAAGAAGACATTGAAGATGCAGCTAACGACGCCGGTGATGCTGTAGAAAATGCGGCGAACGAAACTGGTGACGCAGTTGAAGATGCTGCAAACGAAGTTGAGGAGGAAGTTGAAGGAGACGACGACTATTAATCCCTTTTTATCACTAAACTTAAAACTATGAAAAAATTAATTTTAATGCTGGCTCTTACCTTTAGTACCGCCGCGGTTTTCACTTCTTGTAGAGAAGAAAAATCTGGTGTGGAACAGGCAGCCGACGATGTAGAAGATGCGGCTGAAGATGCAGGCGACGAAATTGAAGATGCTGTAGATTAAACAGTAGATTTAAGAATTAACCAACCAAAGAAAAAATCCTTTTTGATTAAATTCAAAAAGGATTTTTTTATTTATGCTTGTTTTTTGAATGTTCTAAGCTCACGCTTAAGATCTTCCATAGACTGTTTTAATTCTCTGAAAAGTCCACTTTCTGAAGGATTATCCAGGTTAAAAGTAAGCTTTGAATTTACCTGCCAGATCTCCTGAATTT is from Salegentibacter mishustinae and encodes:
- a CDS encoding metal-dependent hydrolase family protein — encoded protein: MKKLLIFCFGILLSAGLQAQDLYIQTGKLVDTKSGKVLTEKTIIVSEERIKSVENGFVNPKSEKDSVIDLRDKTVLPGLTDMHVHLESETNPQKYMERFINDPVDAAFNSVGFAKTTLMAGFTTVRELGGSGVNIALRDAIDQGKIPGPRIITAGKSLATTGGHADPTNGMNSELTGNPGPKEGVVNGPEDAAKAVRQRYKNGADLIKITATGGVLSVAKSSSNPQFTEEEIRAIVKTANDYDFHVAAHAHGDEGMQRAIRAGVKTIEHGTKMSEETMDLMKEYDAYLVPTITAGKEVTQNAEIENYYPALVVPKAREIGPQIQGMFERAYKRGVGIAFGTDAGVFKHGENAREFVYMTEAGMPAMEAIQSATITAAKILKKENEIGQIAEGFYADIIAVDEDPTENIETLKDVKFVMKEGKIYKK
- a CDS encoding DegT/DnrJ/EryC1/StrS family aminotransferase, which codes for MKKIQMVDLKGQYEGIKDQVNTSFQEVIENAAFINGPEVQQFQKDLEDYLQVKNVIPCANGTDALQIAMMGLGLKPGDEVITADFTFAATVEVIALLQLTPVLVDVEPDTFNIDPEAIKKAITPKTKAIVPVHLFGQVANMDAIMEIAEEHNLYVIEDNAQAIGGNYHAKSGKTYKTGAIGHIGATSFFPSKNLGCYGDGGAIFTNDDKLAHTIRGIVNHGMYERYHHDVVGVNSRLDSLQAAVLRAKLPKLDLYNEARKKAANLYNDAFKDEAHIETPYRIGDCDTHVYHQYTLKIKNGKRDALAKHLQEKGIPFGIYYPIPLHQQKAYVDSRYNEADFPVTNQLVQEVLSLPMHTELDNEQIDYITGTIKEFLNS
- the fabD gene encoding ACP S-malonyltransferase — translated: MKAYIFPGQGAQFSGMGLDLFENSAEAQELFKKANAILGFSITDIMFEGSAEDLKQTKVTQPAVFLHSVILSKVMGEDFKPDMVAGHSLGEFSALVANNTLSFEDGLKLVYKRAMAMQQACELEPSTMAAVLGLEDEVVEAVCAETEGTVVAANYNCPGQLVISGDVKSVEAACETLKERGAKRAMILPVGGAFHSPLMEPARKELAAAIENTTFHTPTCPIYQNVSTFAVTDPEEIKKNLVFQLTAPVKWTQSVQNMIIDGATIFTEVGPGKVLQGLVKKIDRKMETASASI
- the egtB gene encoding ergothioneine biosynthesis protein EgtB, producing MQSQEQLLDFFNETRAHSELICSFLETEDYVVQPIEDVSPPKWHLGHTTWFFEEFVLKPNVNNYQLFDENSAYVFNSYYESVGDKVIRTNRGNLSRPTVAWVYEYRNYVSKAMHEFLKNEKISDDLCGVVEIGCHHEKQHQELLLTDIKYILGNNPLFPEYNDQFRENPIQDFKQEWISISEGVYEVGHKFDDFCYDNEQGVHKVYLNDYKISNKLVTNAEFIEFIEAGAYKDVLLWHAEGWDWVNSNNIEAPFYWHKVDGEWHQYTLNGLKKLIPEAPLSHISYYEAFAFAQWKGLRLPTEFEWEAAQQYFKWGDRWEWTESAYSPYPNYTKPEGALGEYNGKFMVNQKVLRGASVATSKNHTRPTYRNFFHPHLRWQFTGLRLAK
- a CDS encoding L-histidine N(alpha)-methyltransferase — its product is MKTTPTTFQTAFEEDVYKGLTSFPKYLLSKYIYDQKGDKLFQQIMAMPEYYLTNCELNILKHHKAAIADIINKEGGFDLIELGAGDGKKTKVLLQHLVDKQYDFNYLPIDISQNVLEELESSLKNEIPEVNVKIQQGTYFKTLENLADYSNRRKVILVLGSNIGNLLHENAIEFLKNIQEAMTVEDKLFMGFDQKKDPQKILDAYNDETGITEAFNKNLLARINKELDADFNLENFKHWEVYDPESGTAKSYLVSKVQQKVAINKLELEVHFDAWESIHTEISQKYDDAVVEWLAEEAGLEIQTSFQDNENCYKNYIFRKKN
- a CDS encoding 3-deoxy-D-manno-octulosonic acid transferase, producing MKPLYNIATKIAEKALPLAGRFNEKLKLFTEGRKSVFSELEEKINPNKEYLWFHAASLGEFEQALPIIEEIKKEFPKCKILVTFFSPSGYENKKNHPLADVITYLPLDTRKNAKRFLELVKPKIAFFIKYEIWPNFMAEIKKQNIKSLLISGAFRENQIYFKPYGGFMRKALQTFDHIFVQNEASIALLKNIGFNNTTLSGDTRFDRVSRQIQYDNKLEFAENFIDKKTCLVAGSTWPEDEEIIVPFINQTSEKLKVIIAPHEIKEEKINALEQKIKKKAIRYSQRESRDLESYDVLILDTIGLLGKIYSYANIAYVGGAAGTTGLHNILEPATFGIPVIIGENYKKFPEAARLRQLAGLYSVANAEEFSSITNKLITDKHFRDKTGMIAGHFINSNTGATRSVMNYLKTLPDFI
- a CDS encoding dihydrofolate reductase produces the protein MITMIAAAAENNALGKDQDLVWHLPDDFKRFKKLTTGHHIIMGRKTFETFPKPLPNRTHIIITRKDNYLKKDATVVSSLEKALEFAKNDEQPFIIGGGEIYKLGMEVADKIELTRVHGTFDADTFFPEIDEEKWKLVAEEFHPKDEKHDYAFTYLTYVRK
- a CDS encoding pyridoxamine 5'-phosphate oxidase family protein, which codes for MSTENLNKDEALDKMKSMVKDIQTCMFVTDFGNKPLSAVPMTTKEVDKEGNIWFFSRLDSDHNGDIAKDNDVQLLYSDTSDMEFISIYGKASIETNEGVLKEFYHKMDDAWFDGVDDPNLTAIKVVPKEAYFWDNKQNKFVTFLKIGASAVTGDKKDIGEKGKLNL
- a CDS encoding 2TM domain-containing protein, with translation MQIVNENCKFGIDTKVLLIMFSKKKNTSKLDAEQRELYENARKRTLQKKRLFQHFIIFLIGAVFFIVLNVVIGYQENFMPLGYNWFVWAVLIWAFILLAHVFNVFVTNKFLGKEWKDRQMAKLVQKQKEKIAEMQKQVEKDFPANTPQKKTTSEPANNPELKSGNERFKPKTNDPDKPNQPYNT
- a CDS encoding aminotransferase class V-fold PLP-dependent enzyme, with product MENLRKGFPVLEQYTYLNTAASGLLPESVWEFRQNHDLDFLLGGSVFKEKQADILTETRELVGEFFNCVPSQVALVPNFSYGFNTLLEGLDKPQKALLLKNDYPSLNWAMESRNFEISYAEIDQNLEKNIAEAFENQQPDFFAFSIVQYINGIKIDLDFIKKLKQKYPETLFFADGTQFCGTEEFNFEESGLDVLICSTYKWLNAGYGNAFMLFKKEVEGKIAPKALGFGSLQGKYKAHQGNFIEKFEPGHQDTLNYGSLAEALKLMKKIGIGEISSTIESLSVTAKSEFKKMNLLEESVIKRKTHSSIFNIKGGEKLFQYLKSKNIIISQRGEGIRVSFHYFNTEKELDFLIKELKKFGV
- a CDS encoding fructosamine kinase family protein produces the protein MLENNILNKIAEENNLNNTKFSRLTGGDINDVFLITSEEKKQVVKINNAEKFPGMFEAEKAGLEALQKSKVIDVPNVLGMGEIENTSYLLLEYKESAVKSSTFWTDFGKQMANLHKTTSEEFGFHQDNYIGSLPQQNNASASAADFYISERLDPQLKMAKDKGYDLGVTRSFFSNISAIIPDEKPALIHGDLWGGNYLVNGNGDPCLIDPATAFAPREMDLSMMQLFGGFDKELFNSYKKEFPLESGFEERIPLWQLYYLLVHLNLFGAGYKAQVTSIIKQFS